In Esox lucius isolate fEsoLuc1 chromosome 22, fEsoLuc1.pri, whole genome shotgun sequence, the genomic window ataattttcatggtaggtttatttgaacagggagagaaaaaaatatccacaaAAACGCAGGTCAGAAATGTTATATAATCACAGGATTGTATATTATATGCAGAATATATATTCTAAATAGGATTATGCAAAATTATAACTTTTTAGCAACGGAATTTTGCTTGAGCTATCATTAAGGGCTAAATTGGACCCTGTTAACTGAAATGTGGTTGACCCCTATGCCACTCTGTGGTGACTGCTCTGCAAAGAACCCAGGATACAACACCAGAAGAGCTGCAAGTCTTTCTGtgaaacagaaaatgtcatACTTCCTTCTCTTATATTTCAAGGTCCATTCTAAGTAGGTCAATCCAGCATCACTTTGATTGACTTTTTTACTTTGTTCCTCTActgtgtaaataatgtaattaaagtTCTGTACATCTAAGTAGAAAGAGCTTTACATTTGTTCAGAATGTGTTTATTCAGGATTACTCTGTTCCTGTGGCTGTGGCGTCTAAGTAGAACATCTGAAGGTAAGAGTAACGTAGACTAGAATTTGCTGTTCTTTATCCTTTAGATTACAATTTTAGTTTTTAGATGAATATTCCATAGATCATAAAGCAATTGATTGGAGTTTTAGGACTTAAGTAAAGCAGCACAACAAAAACAGTTCTACCCAGTGTGTTTTTCAACTCTTTTCATTTCAGAAGCAAAGCCAGGGTAACCTACTAATCTGTAGCTCAAACAGTAGagaaattttgtttttgtgactaaTTTCTAACAAGAGCAGTCAGATTCTCTCTGCAAAAATTGGTCAAAAAGGCCTcactatttacattttctctggATGGTTGTGTCTACAAAATGATGTAACTGTAAATGTTAGTCACAAGATCCCCTGTCCAGATGGTTTCCTGTGTGAATAAGGTTATCATCTTTTGCTCTGCTAGAATTAATTGTTTGTGTGCTCCAATAATGAAGCATGATCTTGTAGCTTTGGTGAAgcaattatttgtttatttaataaaaaagagTGACCTGAAAGATGTTAGGTCATGTTGGCTGATTTCTCTCCTCAACAAAGATCAAATGATATCAGCAATGACTTCAGCATGCGTAATACTTTGGAAACTAATCAGCGTGAACCAGATAGCTTTGTCCCAAACAGGAACTTATATTCCATTTTGGGTCTCTTTTCAACTTAATGTACTCTCGGAGTTAGACTGATGTTATTTCTTGATTCTCTTTAGGTTTTGATCAAGTACAATTGCCCTACCTATTTGCGGTTCTACTGTCCCTATATGCGATACTTGTCCactcacaaaatgtaattgtgcaTCAAAAGGGTGATTAATAGAAAGAGCCATgttacaacaaacaaaaatgcaaagACATTAGTTAGTTGCAATTAGGATCTCCAGTTGTAGTCTGAATTGAATCAACTCCTTGATGTTTCACCCACTTCTCACAATCATCTCCCAGCTTGGCAAAATTAAGAACAAACTATCATATTTGCTGGACCGCGGAACTGGCCCAGAACAGCGAATgtcactgagtgagtgagtggctggctggctgattgACTACCCCTTgataaatagcatagtggttagagaagcagacctgcaaactataggtcctgtGTTCCTCACAGGTGAATTGAAGTATGAGttattccgtatagatgaaaactttgcttgCTAAAACCTtcaatatctacattatagtaagcctgaaataaaacggtttacggttatattgcgactgtttctggcatggaaaagttaatctccagtctcgctagcaattactcaattcttatgattattcctaggaagttagtagatactagtaagcttaTTAttagctaataagctgttaaaacggccagtggcaaaagcattGGTTGAGGTAAACGTAATaaaaaacgttagtcagtttaacacaatcctcaatggagtctagcgactgctgaaacgtgtaacgctgtggtgtagtggttaaagacaataCCTCTCATGTGGAAGTCCTGGGTTCGAACCTAATGAGggtaacaacatttattaattatttctggtagattccacgattctctcgtcttttcacttgatgaaaaagttagttatcgtcacctttattgatagttattgtatcaatgtcattcacgaatgaaagaaaaaagtatgtttttttgccatgaaagaaaaaaatacgttcttatgtcatgaaataaaatagctttggcagactcgctagctaAAATCTTATGACTACTCcagtaaattagtagatactggtgAAGCtcattactggctaatatgcttttaaaatggccagttgCAAATGgcatacatagccgctatttgtggtggaggtaaacttagtttAACTGTAagaatgtcattcacgaatgaccAATTAACTActaaaaaggccagtggcaaaagacgatttgttcaggatagacacaagaagctatactgacacctagcAGATGTCCAGCtctgtggggtagtggttaatgacacagcctatCATGTGGGTgccctgggtttgaatctcgggACTGTAACACCTTTAATTTcgggctgaactaggcttgcctggtttcttgttaattaCAACATAGGAAGAAGCATAGAGAGACAACATATATACAGAATCACGTTATCTAGGGAAGATACTCAAGTGAGGGAGCCTTCTGTCACAGTGTTGTAGGGagtggagacagacacaggaaatgTGGTACGGGTTTCTATACCCAACTCAAAGCACGTCAAAAAACTGACTGGGCAAGGCCTAAGTAAAGGGAGGTGAAAAGCCTCCAAAACAGAACACGCGGACTAAGCTGGAACGATACAATACACACACGTATAGACTAATCGTACTCACTGCACAGTGGCATGGAAATAATAACCAACACGGCACTGGGGAAACAGGGCCATTTATATAGGCATAATAATCAGTTAGAATGGGAAACATtctagaaggctggtgacgtagacctctggAGCCGGTGCAACGGGGGAGCCCTGACACCTTCTTTTCTTCCTAGAATACCGTTACAATACAGatctgtctttgtgtcagtgagtCTTGGTTTTGGGCCACAATccaatacaaatataatgttcCATCCTTGGTGAAGTAAAAGTGCACTAGCTCTGGAGAAATATAATTGGTTCCAAAAATGTGGCACTGCATTTCCAACTTCATTTATCCATAAGACGTCAACTTTACCTTGTTATTTCATATGAACGCTGAaagaaatgtttgccaattCACTCACAATTCGTTTTCCTTCTTACTCACAGAGACCCAACTGAAAACATTGACAACTGGAGAAGCACATGTCATTCAGTTCTGCCCCAATCATACATTGAATGACATAATGTTCGTTATATGTAAAATAAGTGGGGGGCAGAAGTGTCAGGTATCATTACGGTTTGACCAAAATTATACAGATAGCAACTGTGACTCCAGGGTCACactacagacagagaaaggtgAAGTGTTTCTACACATCAGCAACATACAACCATCTGATGAAGGGAACTACACCTGTGAATGTTCATATAATGGAGGAAGAGATGTTTTATATCTTAATATTTCTGTCAATGGTAAGTGTTTGACTTCCATGTCAGTGTAATAAGTTCCAAATAACCTTTAATACTTATTTGGCCTGATATTTATTACCAGAGTGGGAAAAGAGGTAAACAACACAACTGGTAAGATAATACATTGTCCCTGTTTCACAGCATCACAGGTGGTTGAGGAAACAGGCACTTCCGGAACTCTCTTTTCTATAATGATAATTGGCTTCACTGCAATTGTAGTTGTAATTTTCCTCACTGGCATCATCATGAAGACAGTTAAATTCAGGTAGGCAATGTTGTAAATATGACTGACAAGGCATTTAGACAGCACACACAAATCTGTGAGCCGGCTGAGACCATATGAAATAGCCAAGAATATGATGTCTGATGGTGGCGAAGAGCAGGTTTAGTATGCTTCTATTGTAATGAATGGAAACACAAACTCTGTATCAGAATAATTTTACAAACAACACAAAGGCCACTGTAACATTTTTGATTCCTATTTAATTAGACCAACACACTCTCAGTAATGTTATTACATTTGACCCTTGCGCACGCAGACACACTCATGTATCGTTAAAGCTTTTGGGATTTACCTATCTCCCAGTTTCTGATTGGATGGTTGACCAgagttatatacagtatgttgtttCGGGTTGAAGATGCATGAATCTTAAATATCCTGTGGTGGCCATGTGAGCTTCCATTAACATTACATGGGGAGATTTTAAGCAAGTACACAAGCACTGTCACATAAGATTTTGAGAAGTTTTGTCATTTAGCTGTGGATTGATTATAGATAGGTTCCAGAGGGTTTCAGGATATGGGCAGGGACTCTGTGGACTTAGCTTCAAGTGCGCGCTGGTTCTATCATTAGGGtgccaacaaacaaacaaatattgaaCTCCAGAAAGCATGTTACGCAATCTAAATAATATAGTTTAACATAATAAAGTAaaactaaattaattaaatctTATACTCTTTTGCACAGCAGGAGAACACAGCAAGACGTGAGTGACACCTTCAAAACGAAGATGGACACTATATTCTTTGTAATGCAACTGCAGTCTTCACCCTTTTAAGATTTCATATGGAATTTGACTTTTAAAGAAataccatttaaaacaataaatgtggTTTATGTACTTGCAGGAGGAGGGTCAACTTTACACCGTTGGAGTTTACGCAGCTCTACCATTGCCACATCCTCACCACTGACACTGACAGCATGGACCAATGCCCTGGACTAACCTGCCCTGGACATACATCTCCAGCCATACATTACATTAAGATAATCAAAGCAATTCATGGCTACTCATGCTCTTAAAACATTTGGTCCTCGACAGCACCCTCTCTTGGATCAGCATCAGTCCAACACCCAGGGAGAACCATCTGGCCTGGGGCTGTAAAAGGGGGTCCTTAAACACAGCCTGGATTTCACCCCTTGACGAGGAACACATGTTCTCAATCAGCCCTCTTCTGGGGAGGATAAATGGCCCCAAAAGAACTCTGGGAAGCGGTGGAAGAAGCTGAAAGAAAATATTGCATGTTTTATGTTAATCTATCGTTTCCTCTGCCAGTTTATGTTAATAAATGTCCTACTGGGCCCAGAAATCTGACACTTGTGTCTGTTTCCTGTCCCTCTCAAATGACAATGCAagcatatacaaatattttttgcttgCTTAACAGCAGATCACAGCAATAAGGGTCAACCAACAATTTCAGCTATCTCGTCACCTCAATGCCAATGATGAATGACATACAAGGATGTTTCAAGATGGAACACAAATAAGGTCAACTGACCATATATGAAATAAGTACAATATGTGACTCGATAAGGTTGTCATAGGTCGCTAGTATCTAATAACTGCACCGTTGAGTCTTTTCACTTCCTGTCCTGTCAAGAAAGCAGCAGGACAAAAAGCAGCACACAAACACTACCACTTACACCACACAGTTGTTAGAATACATTGGCAGGCCAAGCTTTAAACATGTTCTATAGAATTTGGGAACGTTGTAAAGCATTTCCGCAGCTCCATGTgttatatttacagtataacaaataatgtaaaataaccGGACAGAGCCCTACAGCACCTTAGAAAGGAAAATCAATGAGCTTTACTGAACTCTTCAACAGTCGCATCCTAACTCCTGACCTTCTGCTGTCATTAACCAATGACAACATATTATCAGTACACCAATGGCATCAACATAGCACCAATGACAACATAGCATCAGGTTGTTATATCATGAAGGGTCAAATGATTTTCCCTGCCAGCTCTACATCATTATGTAGCAACACAGTACTGCTTATCCTGCCTATGATGCTTAACGTTTCCAGCTGATACACTTTGACATAAATCTCCATTCATTACTTCATGACACCTGTAGTCAACTGTCTCCTGTATAAATCCTTATACCTCCACATTGTTTATGCTATGTATTGTAAAACCACTGACAATGGACATATTAAGTGATCCCGTGCATTATCACCAGGGGTCAGTGTTTAgcattgtattgtgtttgtgttgttctaGTTGTTTTAGGGCTGGTTTATACTGTATGGCTGAAATGTTGTATCAcagtatttttcatatttttggcaGTATATATAACAGTATTtgatagtatttattttgttcatagCTTCAAATAAGAGCTTAGGCTTATAAACATTGTACCATAGTTCTTAACTCCTGGTACAAAACAGACAGTTATATTGTTTTCAAAGGTTATGGGCAAGAAAACCAAGCACATCTACTCTATTTGGCTTCTGTGCCACTCTGTGGCATCACCACATTGCCACAAGCCTTGAATGTCCTTCCTGAAGATACAATCATTGCAGGAATTCGCAGGTATTTCTTGGCCAGTGTGGTGACCCTTGGAAAGTTCCCTTCATGGACTCTCCACCACTACAGGGGATCTACCTCACTGTCAGCAACAACAGTCAGCAggtagattagattcaactttagtactgtacaagtacagtacaccAAAAtgtagttagcatctaaccagaggTTTAGAAGTAAATATATATGTTACAAGcggaaatgtaaatgtattacatttaccTTTGGTAACCACACAAATGTGGTGTGGTTACCAAGGGAATTCTTAATGTGCAACAAAGGCAagttgaaggtgcaaggtggcatctgcaactgaaatgcagggatagcagcaatgaggttcccaaggtagactcgtacctgtaacaactgaaacgtccttatcagactttgcaaggcagtgtcagagtccagtagtacaaggaagtagtgcaacaaggtccctgagaggcagtactaagcggtgggtgggtgtggttagtgaagGGTCagagagttcagcagggttacagtagatggaatgAATGGGTAACTATTCATACTAGTTGGACACTATGTCCAATTAGTCATCTGTGGTAGGATCTGTGTAATTGTCATTCAGATGGTCAAGGAAGGTCCTCATGATGACCCACTCCTAATAAAGGAAATCATCTTCCATAGTCAAAAAAGTCATGTTGAACAGCTGTAGAAGAGGCTTCAGGTAGGACACACAACTTTACCCGGACAAGGTATTTGTGAACTCTTTCAGTAAAGCCAGgggtttgtttattttctcaggGACTTGTATGTCCTCTCATTTAGACTCAAGGTGCCCAATCAGCAGCCTTACCCTGGTTTTAAACACTCTCTGGATGGTCTTCTGGTATGAGCTGCACCTGGTTGAAGTTTCCGTGACCAGTAAGTAGTCAGGCAAGTCAGGTTCACCTTGTGCAGTTGTcttatcttttttctttttccacaaGGAACATTAAAGTATTTTTAAAGATAATAAGCACTTTAGTCAACTAGAATATgacatattacacattttatGCAAGAATTTAAAATAACTTATTTACTTCGTTAAACTTgcataatgttttctgttctgtctgttgttTTAAAGCCAAACTATGTCCACACTCGACGTTGCAGCTTTTAAAGTCACATATTATTCACTTCCTGTGAGAATTAGATCAGCGTCTTACTACTCGTAACATCCACCAGTGACTTTAAGGTGTTGGTTTCCTACGTGGGTTTGTTGGAGTCAATATGCAATATGCATGCCTTTTCTCATGGTTGGCACCTTTCCTTCCAAAATGATTTGttaagtgatgggtcacagagttcagcagggttacagtggatggaaagaaactgttcctgagggCGTTGATAAAGGactgaagagacctgtacctgTTTTTGGCATGGATGTAAAGtgtccctgatgatcctgcCCACCCTGCGCAGACACTGCTTACGCTAGAGGTCTGCAAAGGCAGGAAGCTAGGCACCTGTGATGTgttgggcggttttcaccacccgttgcagggctcTGGTCGggctatggagcagctgctaaatcacactgtggcacagttagtcagaatgctctcgatagTGCAGCGGTAAAAGCTCACAAACATCCAGGAGGACAGGCGGGCCTTCTTCACCCTCTTTAAAAAGTACAGGTGCttctgcacctttttgaccagggctgaggtgttgagggtccatgagaggtcctcggagatgtggacacccaggaatttgaagctggacacacgctccacctcagtaccatcgaAGAGGACTGGGGTGATGCTGCAGCCTTTAGagttcctgtaatccacaatgagttccttggttttcttagcgttgagggccaggttgttgtcagcgcaccataactaaattaggatacaattatgagtcattgGCAAACTGTTAGTTTAACATTAAActgttggttactttaaaactaACCTTCATCTGGCTGATCACAGGGATGtgtgaatatttgatctgttaaTTGCATGTGTCAGATTCACCTCATGACTCgttaggcagagaaaagctgttgTCTACTCagctgagtcagtgtactggtgaagggatagatcataTAGGCTGAAAGATAGAAGGTTTGTGAAGTGATTtcatgctcccttgtaaaagtattttttgtatcttttaaatacaaaaatacaggtGTTAATTTTGGTGTGGTTGTGGTATTTTGTcgtttattttgatacaaaacACCTTCATTTTAAACgtatcttattttaaaatgcatctCTAACAGTAAGAGCCTGTTCACTCTGCATGAGTGGCATGGTGGTCCTGTTGATGTGTTTGGTTGACCACTAGGCCTCTCTGGCGACTGCTCTGCAAAGACCAAAGGAGTCAATGAGACCAGGATGTTCTAGCACATGTAATACTAGCAGATGTGCAACAGTTTCTGTGAAACGGTAACACACAAAGAGAAGATCGGAAACTGTCCTCCTTCTTTCACTCTGCTCTAAAGGTGCCTTCTAACTTGTCCAAAACAGCATCACTTTGGTTGGCTCCTATTCTTTGTTCCTCTGCGAAGCAAATATCAAGTTCTCAGCAAACATTATTGTTTTGTCCTACAAATGAACAGAATGTGTGTATTCAGGATGACCCTTCTTCTGTTGCTGTGGGATCTATACATAGCATTTGAAGGTAAGAGATTTATTACACATGCTTTTTTAAAAGCAGTGTAGGCAAAATGGTCAGGACTGCCATTCTAACTTCAAGGGAAGTTGATTTCAACATTAAGGAGCCCAGACAGAGAAGAAATGCATGCCACCACCTAGCTGTCAGAAGGTTGAAAGGAGAAACATAGTTGAGTGTCATGATAGGACAAAAGGCAGGAGGATTTAGCGGCTAGGACAGATCACATGATTGAATCAGAGAGAGTAGTAGGACAGAGTGAGTGTATACTGTAACAGCACATGGCCATCTTGGTCAACGCTGAGTGGGCAAGGTAGCGATCCGAGAACTGGACGGGGGCTGCAGGGGGATTAGTCTGCTAACAGCATCTTCAGTACCAAAGAAATGCATTGTCTGCTTTGTGAGTGGGAGGGAAGAAGAAAAGGATCAGGTCAAACGAGGGAAGGTGACAAGCTGTGACTTCCTGTATGCGAAGTCAGCCACGGTAGAGCATGGCATCTGTATTCTTTAcccaaatttaaaaaaacaaaatctctCACACCTCATCCAGTAAATAATTGTTCAGTATTCATAATGCATCTTTTGGGGTAAAGACGCCAACTATAAAACCTATAACTACGGGCAAAAAGATGTCAGAGACATACAAAACTATTTATTTGGAGGGGTTTTTTGCAGCGACCTTTCGTTTGTCTGCATACTGTGGTCACGGATCACTAGTCGAAAGGCATTGCACAACCAATGTCGCTAACCTTGAAAGGATGTCTGCtcaagagaagaaaaaaaaccaaTGAAAATGCTCTAAAAATCTGCGTTGCTTCCTGTTTACAGAGGCCAAACAGAGAACCCTTGAGACTGGGGGTGCAGATGTCACTCACATCTGTCCGAATCATAGACTGAATGACATCATGCTAGTAAAATGCACCATATGTGGGGGGCACGAGTGTCAAGTGTCATTGCGGTTTGACCAAAATGGTACAGATAGCAATTGTGACTCAAGGGTCAACCTAGAAACAAAGAGAGGTGGAGTGTTTCTACACATCACCAATATACAACCATCTGATGAAGGGATCTACacctgtgagtgtgtatataatgGGGGAACAGATGTTTTATATCTAAATATTTCTATCAATGGTAGGTATGTTATTTGCTCATCATcacaatacattatattttatatatattttagtaaaaTGGCAATGAATCTAACTGGTAAAAAGGCATTTATTAAAAAGGCAATGAATCTTCCTCCCCTACAGCTTGTTATAGTCTGATAATGAAAGTTTTTGCCCCAAAAGTCATCTTGGATGGACCaagattaaaaaatatttctctctttctcagaatCTGATGAATCTGAAAATCTAGATAACAGTATTTACCATATTGTGAAGATACCATGCTTTGCAGCCCTGGTAGCTGTCATATTCATTGTTAACATAGTTCTGAGGAAAGTCAATCTCAGGTAAGACATTCTTATTAGTCAGGTAA contains:
- the LOC114830062 gene encoding uncharacterized protein LOC114830062 isoform X1, with amino-acid sequence MCLFRITLFLWLWRLSRTSEETQLKTLTTGEAHVIQFCPNHTLNDIMFVICKISGGQKCQVSLRFDQNYTDSNCDSRVTLQTEKGEVFLHISNIQPSDEGNYTCECSYNGGRDVLYLNISVNASQVVEETGTSGTLFSIMIIGFTAIVVVIFLTGIIMKTVKFSRRTQQDVSDTFKTKMDTIFFEEGQLYTVGVYAALPLPHPHH
- the LOC114830062 gene encoding uncharacterized protein LOC114830062 isoform X2; this encodes MCLFRITLFLWLWRLSRTSEETQLKTLTTGEAHVIQFCPNHTLNDIMFVICKISGGQKCQVSLRFDQNYTDSNCDSRVTLQTEKGEVFLHISNIQPSDEGNYTCECSYNGGRDVLYLNISVNASQVVEETGTSGTLFSIMIIGFTAIVVVIFLTGIIMKTVKFRRTQQDVSDTFKTKMDTIFFEEGQLYTVGVYAALPLPHPHH